Proteins co-encoded in one Deltaproteobacteria bacterium genomic window:
- a CDS encoding P-loop NTPase produces MPNEVTSHSTGVSRRTEILAVGGGKGGSGKSFVAANLGVSLSRRGRAVIMVDTDLGGANLHTLLGLSLPVATLDDFINGRINSIEEVIVRTEVPNLGLVIGARDVLNAANAKVHQKLKIIRHIQNLKADYVIVDLGAGNSFNVLDFFLISDGGMLVITPEPTSVENAYRFIKSAFYRKVRRLTRHQDARRILETAMDQRSERKIRTPLDLVEAVEGIDEEMGRRLKGEMERFRPKLILNQVRTKGDMEVGFSMRSSCLRFFGIHLDYFGYVAYDNEVWESVQRRKPIVLERPYARASRCIAEITNRLIRQEQAASG; encoded by the coding sequence TTGCCCAATGAAGTGACGAGTCATTCCACCGGGGTCTCGAGGAGGACCGAGATTCTTGCCGTGGGAGGAGGCAAGGGAGGGAGCGGTAAGAGTTTCGTGGCGGCCAATCTCGGTGTAAGCCTTTCGAGGCGAGGCCGGGCGGTTATCATGGTGGATACGGACCTGGGAGGAGCCAATCTGCATACCCTTCTGGGGTTGTCCCTCCCCGTGGCTACCCTGGACGATTTCATCAACGGGCGGATCAATAGTATCGAGGAAGTGATCGTAAGGACCGAGGTGCCCAATCTGGGGTTGGTTATCGGGGCACGGGACGTTCTGAACGCCGCAAACGCAAAGGTCCATCAGAAGCTCAAGATCATCCGGCACATTCAGAACCTCAAGGCCGACTATGTCATAGTCGATCTCGGGGCGGGAAACTCCTTCAATGTTCTCGACTTCTTTCTCATCTCCGATGGAGGCATGCTGGTGATCACCCCTGAGCCCACCTCGGTGGAGAACGCCTACCGGTTCATCAAGAGCGCTTTCTACCGGAAGGTGAGAAGGCTCACCCGCCACCAGGACGCCCGCCGAATCCTCGAAACTGCCATGGATCAGAGAAGCGAGAGGAAGATCAGGACACCTCTCGATCTGGTCGAAGCGGTCGAGGGGATCGATGAGGAGATGGGCCGGAGGCTCAAAGGCGAGATGGAGAGGTTCAGGCCGAAGCTTATCCTCAACCAGGTGAGAACCAAAGGGGATATGGAGGTCGGATTTTCCATGAGGAGTTCCTGCCTCCGTTTCTTCGGGATCCATCTCGACTATTTCGGCTACGTCGCCTACGACAACGAGGTATGGGAGTCGGTGCAACGGAGAAAGCCCATCGTACTGGAACGGCCCTATGCGAGGGCGTCGAGGTGCATCGCTGAGATCAC
- a CDS encoding methyltetrahydrofolate cobalamin methyltransferase: MLIVGERINASRKAIKPAIENRDADFIVKEAEDQVKAGAHLVDVNAGVFVNKEVEYLPWLVETIQARIDVPLCLDSPDPKAIEAALAVHKGQPMINSISLEQKRFEEILPLVGKYKAKVVALCMTDKGMPKTAGERFDVATQLIEKLTQAGIPLDDIYVDPLVMAVSTDSSFGIEFLRAVRRIMEGHEGVHTICGLSNISYGLPLRKQLNQIFAVMAMAMGLDSLIIDPLDRKMMADILTAETLLGVDAYCAGYLKAYREGRLEA; encoded by the coding sequence ATGCTTATCGTAGGTGAACGTATCAATGCGAGTCGAAAGGCGATCAAACCGGCCATCGAGAACAGAGATGCGGATTTCATAGTCAAGGAGGCCGAGGATCAGGTCAAGGCAGGAGCCCATCTGGTGGACGTGAATGCAGGGGTCTTCGTGAACAAGGAGGTCGAGTATCTCCCCTGGCTCGTGGAGACCATACAGGCGAGGATCGATGTCCCCCTCTGTCTGGACAGCCCGGATCCAAAGGCCATTGAAGCGGCTCTTGCAGTTCACAAGGGGCAGCCCATGATCAATTCGATCTCTTTGGAGCAGAAACGGTTCGAGGAGATTTTGCCTCTGGTGGGGAAGTACAAGGCAAAAGTCGTGGCCCTGTGCATGACCGACAAGGGTATGCCGAAGACGGCCGGTGAGCGGTTCGATGTGGCTACGCAACTGATAGAGAAACTGACTCAGGCAGGCATCCCTTTGGACGACATCTATGTCGATCCCCTTGTCATGGCGGTGAGCACAGATTCGAGCTTCGGCATCGAGTTTCTCCGGGCTGTGAGGCGGATCATGGAGGGCCACGAGGGGGTTCACACCATATGTGGTTTGAGCAATATCTCCTATGGGCTTCCCCTGAGGAAGCAGCTCAACCAGATTTTTGCCGTTATGGCCATGGCCATGGGACTCGACTCGCTGATCATCGATCCTCTGGACCGGAAAATGATGGCCGACATCCTGACTGCGGAGACGCTGCTTGGGGTTGACGCCTACTGTGCAGGCTATCTGAAGGCCTACAGGGAGGGACGGCTCGAGGCCTAG
- a CDS encoding hydantoinase/oxoprolinase family protein gives MGSKQKGRNPSRSKPDYIIGIDTGGTYTDGVLLDYVTRRVVTSSKTLTTREDLTRGITAALDGLALEDPSSVKLVCISSTLATNSIAEGKGRRVGLVLIGYDRELILRYDLEKRFPTPCFEYFRGGHTVEGVEKEPLDQEGIVAWIREKEGELDALAISSYFSPVNTDHEERAFEAVRQVSSLPVVLGHQLSTRLDSIKRATTACLNASLVAVMQEFIEAVRESLKAHHIEAPLMIVKGDGSLMPDRDAVQKPVETILSGPAASAIGGRFLSAYRDAVVIDVGGTTTDIALIEDSQIAVSEEGARVGEMETAVRAAHIRTIGLGGDSRISFHLNGTLRVGPARVVPLCYLAAQFPAVEKELLGLRNRPVLDWRPTDLEYWFLPKPLAADSTVLRNERQRELVRILGGAPCSLTSVLERLGLYHRLQLNADQLVRQGLIGQSTLTPTDLLHVTGEFRAWSTEAARAAVGVACTLFEREQEALCREVFHHMAVSIVEEVLVFLGRRKAPDLPERIRDPWGKWFLERGVSGGNPYIEVAVSSRFPIIGIGAPAGVFLKRVAEYLKAPLFLPPFAHVANAVGAVAGSVMVVREALVYPYGDENIQCFYVQAEGERARYSEVEEALLHAREVASEAALGAAVEAGAVDPRVFVEVSREGAFSRVTAKALGNPRLSW, from the coding sequence ATGGGATCGAAACAGAAAGGGAGAAACCCCTCTCGTTCTAAGCCCGATTACATCATAGGAATCGATACCGGTGGAACCTATACGGACGGGGTTCTTCTCGACTATGTGACCCGGAGGGTCGTCACATCGAGCAAGACGCTGACGACTCGGGAAGATCTGACCAGGGGGATCACCGCGGCCCTGGACGGCCTCGCCCTGGAGGATCCGTCGTCGGTGAAACTCGTCTGCATTTCGAGCACCCTTGCCACCAATTCGATCGCAGAGGGTAAGGGACGGAGGGTGGGGCTTGTGCTGATCGGCTACGACCGGGAGCTGATCCTGCGGTATGACCTGGAAAAGAGGTTTCCCACGCCCTGTTTTGAGTACTTCCGGGGCGGGCACACGGTGGAAGGGGTCGAAAAGGAGCCCCTCGACCAGGAGGGGATCGTAGCCTGGATCAGAGAAAAAGAGGGCGAGCTGGATGCTCTCGCGATTTCCAGCTACTTCAGCCCCGTGAACACCGACCACGAAGAGCGGGCTTTTGAGGCTGTCCGGCAGGTGTCCTCTCTCCCGGTTGTGCTCGGCCACCAGTTGTCAACGAGGCTCGATTCCATCAAACGGGCCACGACGGCATGCCTCAACGCCTCTCTGGTGGCCGTCATGCAGGAGTTTATCGAGGCGGTGAGGGAGTCCCTCAAGGCCCATCACATCGAGGCTCCCCTGATGATTGTCAAGGGCGACGGGTCTCTCATGCCGGACAGGGATGCGGTTCAAAAGCCCGTTGAAACGATCCTCTCCGGGCCGGCGGCGAGCGCCATCGGGGGGAGATTCCTATCGGCCTATCGGGACGCCGTGGTTATCGATGTCGGCGGCACCACGACGGATATCGCCTTGATAGAGGATTCCCAGATTGCGGTCAGCGAGGAAGGGGCGCGCGTGGGAGAGATGGAGACGGCCGTCAGGGCCGCTCACATCCGCACCATAGGTCTTGGTGGAGACAGCAGGATCTCTTTCCATCTCAACGGCACCCTTAGGGTCGGCCCTGCCAGGGTGGTTCCCCTGTGCTACCTTGCCGCACAGTTTCCGGCGGTAGAGAAAGAGCTTCTCGGACTCAGGAACCGGCCTGTCCTCGACTGGAGACCGACGGACCTGGAATACTGGTTCTTGCCGAAACCCCTTGCAGCGGACTCGACCGTCCTGAGAAACGAAAGACAGCGAGAACTGGTGAGGATCCTTGGCGGAGCCCCCTGTTCTCTCACGTCGGTTCTGGAGAGGCTCGGCCTCTACCATCGATTACAGCTGAATGCGGACCAACTCGTCCGCCAGGGGCTGATAGGGCAGTCTACCCTCACTCCCACGGATCTACTCCATGTAACGGGTGAGTTTAGGGCATGGAGCACCGAAGCGGCCCGGGCGGCGGTGGGCGTCGCGTGTACTCTTTTTGAAAGGGAACAGGAGGCCCTTTGCCGGGAGGTTTTCCATCATATGGCCGTCTCGATTGTGGAGGAGGTGCTGGTCTTTCTGGGCCGGAGAAAGGCCCCCGACCTCCCGGAGAGAATCAGGGACCCATGGGGGAAGTGGTTTCTCGAGCGGGGGGTGTCGGGCGGGAACCCCTACATCGAGGTGGCCGTATCGAGCAGATTCCCCATCATCGGGATAGGAGCACCGGCCGGTGTGTTCTTGAAGAGGGTGGCCGAGTATCTGAAGGCGCCTCTCTTTCTTCCCCCTTTTGCCCATGTTGCCAACGCGGTGGGCGCCGTGGCCGGGTCGGTGATGGTCGTGAGGGAGGCTCTCGTCTACCCTTACGGAGACGAGAACATCCAGTGTTTCTACGTCCAGGCGGAGGGGGAGAGAGCCAGGTATAGCGAGGTGGAGGAGGCCCTGCTTCACGCCCGGGAAGTCGCCTCAGAGGCCGCGCTCGGGGCCGCCGTCGAGGCGGGGGCCGTGGACCCTCGGGTCTTTGTCGAAGTCTCCAGGGAAGGGGCGTTCTCCAGGGTCACGGCCAAGGCCCTTGGAAACCCCAGGTTGTCATGGTAA